In one Agathobacter rectalis ATCC 33656 genomic region, the following are encoded:
- a CDS encoding histidine phosphatase family protein, which yields MFYILRHGRTDWNEEHRLQGEVDIPLNETGRQMAYDAAEKYKDIDFDICYCSPLKRAQETARIFLADRNPAVEIITDNRLHEMCFGDYEGVKNIRQKPECPVYLLFEEPEKYVAKDGAESFEELYHRTGEFIEQVLRPQLEAGKNVLVVGHGAMNCSIVNQFRGTPIKDFWKDMQGNCELLRVE from the coding sequence ATGTTTTATATTTTGCGACATGGAAGAACAGATTGGAATGAGGAGCACAGACTGCAGGGTGAGGTGGATATCCCACTCAACGAAACCGGCAGGCAGATGGCTTACGATGCCGCAGAAAAATATAAGGATATAGATTTTGACATATGCTACTGCTCCCCGCTTAAGAGAGCACAGGAGACGGCAAGGATTTTTCTTGCAGACAGAAACCCTGCAGTAGAGATTATCACTGACAACAGGCTTCACGAGATGTGCTTCGGTGATTATGAGGGAGTGAAGAACATCAGACAAAAGCCCGAATGCCCTGTATACCTGCTCTTTGAGGAGCCGGAAAAATATGTGGCAAAGGACGGCGCAGAGAGCTTTGAGGAGCTATATCACAGAACAGGCGAGTTTATAGAGCAGGTGCTGAGACCGCAGCTTGAGGCAGGCAAAAATGTGCTTGTCGTGGGACACGGTGCAATGAACTGTAGCATAGTCAATCAGTTTCGCGGCACACCTATAAAGGATTTCTGGAAGGATATGCAGGGAAACTGCGAGCTGCTTAGGGTTGAATAA
- a CDS encoding ASKHA domain-containing protein, whose amino-acid sequence MQQRITINLNTDSKTTDKTTILEYCRSHGIAGIETPCGGKGTCGKCKVTVAKPYYKDVLACQTKICDGMEIIVGRKESTGTKEDSMVVLTNGENVSEKFNEHVNRNVEDTLAACDIGTTTVVCYLIDKETGQIISTRSGANPQRSFGADVLSRIDAAARADDNDKANGGLQMMQTQIVSLLNGWISEMLTECGRTKVSRFSVAGNTVMCHLLMGISPEKLGKAPFMPDEYFGREFNPLDIGLENCQTMIIFPAVSGFVGGDITAGMMETVNCNELTLYLDIGTNGEMALGKGDRYVCCATAAGPAFEGAQIELGMPAAKGAVDKVWLEGRRIKYSVIGNDRPVGLCGSGLIDALAVLLKAGIIDENGTILSGQELPILFRSYVFEVEAEETAQSTESSLAVHIAPGVYITQEDIRKLQLAKGAIAAGIEVLFKEYGCTPCNIDVLTFAGGFGNYIDKASAAAIGLFPQELLDKAKEVGNAAGNGAVSAALSQEAWERALEISGNMRYIELASYPHFNEMYVEHMNF is encoded by the coding sequence ATGCAGCAGCGAATTACCATAAATCTTAACACAGATAGCAAAACAACCGACAAAACCACTATTCTTGAATACTGCCGCAGTCACGGCATTGCAGGGATAGAAACACCGTGCGGTGGAAAAGGAACCTGCGGCAAGTGCAAGGTGACGGTGGCAAAACCATACTATAAGGACGTGCTGGCCTGTCAGACGAAGATTTGTGACGGTATGGAAATTATTGTTGGAAGAAAAGAAAGCACCGGAACCAAAGAAGACAGCATGGTTGTTCTGACAAATGGAGAAAATGTATCGGAAAAATTTAATGAGCATGTGAATAGGAATGTTGAAGACACTCTGGCGGCCTGTGATATCGGAACCACAACAGTAGTCTGTTATCTGATTGATAAAGAGACCGGGCAGATTATCTCAACCAGAAGCGGTGCCAATCCACAGCGCAGCTTTGGAGCAGATGTACTTTCCAGAATTGATGCGGCAGCGAGGGCGGATGATAACGATAAAGCGAATGGCGGCCTGCAGATGATGCAGACACAGATAGTGTCCCTGCTTAACGGCTGGATATCAGAAATGCTCACGGAATGTGGCAGAACTAAAGTAAGCCGGTTTTCAGTTGCCGGAAACACAGTTATGTGTCATCTGCTTATGGGAATTTCACCGGAAAAGCTTGGCAAGGCACCGTTTATGCCGGATGAATATTTTGGCAGGGAATTTAATCCTTTGGATATAGGACTTGAGAATTGTCAAACCATGATTATATTTCCGGCTGTATCAGGCTTTGTAGGCGGAGATATTACAGCGGGTATGATGGAGACAGTGAACTGCAACGAGCTGACGCTATATCTGGATATCGGAACAAACGGTGAGATGGCGCTTGGAAAAGGCGACAGATATGTGTGCTGTGCCACCGCGGCAGGACCGGCTTTTGAGGGTGCGCAGATTGAGCTGGGCATGCCGGCGGCTAAGGGAGCCGTGGATAAGGTATGGCTGGAAGGGCGCAGAATTAAGTATTCGGTTATCGGAAATGACAGACCTGTTGGACTGTGTGGTTCGGGGCTTATCGATGCGCTTGCCGTTCTTCTGAAAGCCGGAATCATAGATGAAAACGGCACGATTTTAAGCGGACAGGAGCTTCCTATACTGTTTAGGTCGTATGTGTTTGAGGTGGAAGCGGAGGAGACTGCACAGAGCACAGAGTCCTCTCTCGCCGTTCATATTGCACCTGGAGTCTACATTACGCAGGAGGATATCAGGAAGCTGCAGCTTGCGAAGGGCGCGATAGCCGCCGGAATAGAAGTATTGTTTAAGGAATATGGCTGTACGCCTTGTAATATTGATGTTCTCACATTTGCAGGAGGCTTTGGAAACTACATTGACAAAGCAAGTGCGGCTGCAATAGGATTGTTTCCACAGGAGCTTTTGGACAAGGCAAAAGAAGTGGGAAATGCGGCAGGAAACGGAGCTGTTTCGGCAGCTTTATCGCAGGAAGCCTGGGAAAGAGCACTGGAGATAAGCGGGAACATGCGTTACATCGAGCTGGCATCGTATCCGCATTTCAATGAAATGTATGTGGAGCATATGAATTTTTAA
- the pyk gene encoding pyruvate kinase: MRKTKIICTIGPASEHEDVLTRMIKAGMDVARLNFSHGSHEEHQGKIDLIKKVRQKLHMPIAIMLDTKGPEYRIKTFENGKIELKDGDTFTLTTDDIVGNQERVSVNYENLIRDLKVGDRVLVANGIIILQVRELKGNDAICDVIAGGTLSDRKSMNFPNKVMKHAYLSKQDKDDLLFGIKNEVDYVAASFVSTKQDVADLRSFLDENGGEDIDIIAKIENRSGVDHVEEICEIANGIMIARGDLGVEIPGVEVPAIQKYLINKCRMLGTRVITATEMLESMIHNPRPTRAELSDVANAVYDGSSAIMLSGESAAGKYPVEAVKNMAETAEYTEKQINYGKRFANAEFQTKSIVDAISHATCAMAIDVDAKCIVVSSLTGRTVRMVSRFRCPVDIIGMTTSEKAWRKLNLSWGVKPVLCEEYNSMEVMFYNAMNEAKSVMKLKKGDHIVLTGGLINGKTGNTNVIKVETV, encoded by the coding sequence ATGCGTAAAACAAAAATTATCTGTACTATTGGACCGGCCAGTGAACATGAGGATGTCCTCACCAGGATGATAAAGGCAGGTATGGATGTTGCCAGATTGAATTTTTCTCATGGCTCACATGAGGAGCATCAGGGCAAAATAGATTTAATCAAGAAGGTAAGACAGAAGCTTCATATGCCAATCGCAATCATGCTTGACACAAAGGGACCTGAGTATCGTATCAAGACCTTTGAGAATGGCAAAATAGAGCTCAAGGATGGAGATACCTTCACACTTACCACTGACGATATTGTAGGAAATCAGGAGAGAGTATCAGTAAACTATGAGAATTTGATCAGGGATTTAAAGGTTGGTGACCGTGTGCTTGTTGCGAACGGAATCATCATTCTGCAGGTCCGAGAGCTTAAAGGAAACGATGCAATCTGTGATGTTATCGCAGGCGGTACACTTTCAGACAGAAAGAGCATGAACTTCCCGAATAAGGTCATGAAGCATGCATATTTAAGCAAGCAGGACAAGGATGATCTGCTTTTTGGTATAAAAAACGAGGTGGATTATGTTGCCGCATCATTCGTTTCTACAAAGCAGGATGTAGCTGATCTGAGAAGCTTTTTGGATGAAAACGGTGGAGAGGACATTGATATCATCGCAAAGATTGAGAACCGTTCAGGTGTAGATCATGTGGAGGAAATCTGTGAGATAGCAAATGGAATCATGATAGCAAGAGGAGATCTCGGTGTTGAGATTCCGGGAGTTGAGGTACCGGCAATACAGAAGTATCTTATCAACAAGTGCCGTATGCTTGGTACACGCGTAATCACAGCAACAGAGATGCTTGAGTCCATGATTCACAATCCACGTCCTACAAGAGCTGAGCTTTCGGATGTAGCCAATGCTGTATACGACGGCTCATCAGCTATTATGCTTTCGGGAGAGTCTGCAGCAGGTAAATATCCTGTAGAGGCTGTAAAAAATATGGCAGAGACAGCAGAGTATACAGAAAAGCAGATAAACTACGGCAAGAGATTTGCCAATGCTGAGTTCCAGACAAAAAGCATAGTCGATGCCATTTCACATGCTACATGTGCCATGGCAATAGATGTGGATGCGAAATGTATCGTAGTCAGCTCGCTGACAGGCCGTACAGTGCGCATGGTCAGCCGTTTCCGCTGTCCTGTTGATATAATAGGCATGACAACCTCTGAAAAGGCATGGCGCAAGCTGAACCTGAGCTGGGGTGTAAAGCCGGTTCTGTGCGAGGAATACAACTCAATGGAGGTTATGTTCTACAATGCGATGAACGAGGCAAAGAGTGTCATGAAGCTCAAAAAGGGTGATCATATAGTGCTCACAGGAGGTCTTATCAATGGTAAGACAGGCAACACCAATGTAATTAAGGTTGAGACAGTTTAG
- a CDS encoding alanine/glycine:cation symporter family protein produces the protein MWNTINNFLSAVDNFVWGVPLMVLIMAGGIMLTVRLGLLQMRKLPLALKWMVKNEEGGDGEITSFGALCTALSATIGTGNIVGVATAVGAGGPGALFWMVLAAFFGMATKYSEGLLAVKYRVIGKDGHSLGGPFYYIEQGMGAKWKWLAKIFAFFGVCVGLFGIGTFSQVNGISSAVNNFFDPKNQHTVKVLPFLGEYSWSVVIASLVLAFCVAAVLIGGVKRIASVSQIIVPFMAVIYIVFVLVLVVCNITAVPAAFATIVKAAFSPKAITGGAVGSFLVAMQKGVARGIFSNEAGLGSAPIAAAAAQTKEPVRQGLVSMTGTFIDTIVICTLTGLSIVLTGAWQVDGLEGVQVTTYAFQNGLPLPKELSAFVLMLCLVFFAFTTILGWDYYSERCLEYLSGGRMKYVKVYRWIYILAVFIGPYMTVSAVWTIADIFNGLMALPNMIALFALSGVVVKETRHFFERHRNGEIED, from the coding sequence ATGTGGAACACAATCAACAATTTTCTTAGTGCAGTGGACAATTTCGTCTGGGGAGTGCCGCTCATGGTGCTCATCATGGCAGGAGGTATAATGCTCACAGTTCGTCTGGGACTTCTTCAGATGAGAAAGCTTCCTCTGGCACTAAAGTGGATGGTCAAAAATGAAGAGGGCGGCGATGGCGAGATTACGAGCTTTGGCGCACTCTGTACCGCGCTTAGCGCAACAATCGGAACCGGCAACATAGTCGGTGTAGCAACTGCAGTCGGTGCAGGAGGACCGGGAGCGCTTTTTTGGATGGTGCTTGCAGCCTTCTTTGGCATGGCAACAAAGTATTCAGAGGGACTTTTGGCTGTAAAATATCGTGTCATCGGCAAGGACGGACATAGTCTCGGCGGACCATTCTACTACATAGAGCAGGGAATGGGTGCAAAATGGAAATGGCTTGCAAAGATATTTGCATTTTTCGGCGTATGCGTTGGTCTTTTCGGAATAGGAACATTCAGCCAGGTAAACGGAATATCAAGTGCTGTAAACAACTTTTTTGACCCTAAAAACCAGCATACAGTAAAGGTTTTACCGTTCCTTGGTGAGTATTCATGGTCGGTTGTCATTGCTTCGCTTGTACTGGCATTCTGCGTGGCAGCAGTGCTTATCGGCGGAGTAAAGCGTATTGCAAGTGTCAGCCAGATAATAGTTCCTTTTATGGCTGTTATATATATTGTATTTGTGCTCGTGCTTGTGGTATGCAATATCACAGCGGTTCCGGCAGCGTTTGCTACAATAGTAAAGGCAGCGTTTTCACCGAAGGCCATAACAGGCGGTGCCGTGGGAAGCTTTCTTGTTGCAATGCAAAAGGGTGTTGCCAGAGGAATCTTTTCAAACGAGGCAGGACTTGGTAGTGCCCCGATTGCAGCGGCAGCAGCCCAGACAAAGGAGCCTGTACGTCAGGGTCTTGTCAGCATGACAGGAACCTTCATTGATACAATAGTTATATGTACACTTACAGGACTTTCCATCGTGCTCACAGGCGCATGGCAGGTTGACGGACTCGAGGGCGTGCAGGTTACTACATACGCATTCCAGAATGGTCTTCCTTTACCGAAAGAGTTATCAGCATTTGTACTTATGCTGTGTCTTGTATTTTTTGCCTTTACAACTATACTCGGTTGGGATTATTATAGTGAGCGGTGCTTAGAGTATTTGAGTGGCGGAAGGATGAAATATGTAAAGGTTTATCGCTGGATATATATACTTGCAGTTTTCATCGGACCTTATATGACTGTAAGTGCGGTGTGGACTATCGCTGATATCTTCAACGGTCTCATGGCTCTGCCAAATATGATAGCGCTGTTTGCTCTTAGTGGTGTTGTTGTTAAGGAGACAAGGCATTTCTTCGAGAGACATAGAAATGGAGAAATCGAGGATTAA
- a CDS encoding FprA family A-type flavoprotein — protein MDKKITDSIIYIGVDDKDIDLFESQYVVPNGVSYNSYVIMDDKIAIMDTADARVTDKWFANLREALGDRKPDYLVVSHLEPDHASNIQKVAEAYPDMQIVGNAKTFNMMGQFFDIDLTDRKVVVAEGDKLSLGKHELTFVMAPMVHWPEVMMEYESTDKVLFSADGFGKFGALDTDEDWTCEARRYYFNIVGKYGAQVQAVLKKAAGLDIEKICPLHGPILTENLGFYIDKYNTWSSYQPEDEGILVACASIHGNTKKAAELLAEKLKATGVKVAFTDLCRDDMAEAVEDAFRYDRLVLCACTYDGGIFPPMEDFLHHLKAKAYQNRKIAFVENGSWAPTAARQMKAIVEGFKNIECVEPVVTIKSTLNKASEKQMDELVAALTR, from the coding sequence ATGGACAAGAAGATTACAGACAGCATTATTTACATCGGTGTGGATGACAAGGACATTGATTTATTTGAGAGCCAGTATGTTGTTCCAAACGGTGTTTCATACAACTCATATGTGATTATGGATGACAAAATTGCAATCATGGATACAGCAGATGCAAGAGTTACGGATAAGTGGTTTGCCAATTTGAGAGAGGCGCTCGGTGATAGAAAGCCGGATTATCTCGTTGTTTCCCATTTGGAGCCGGATCATGCTTCCAATATCCAGAAGGTTGCAGAGGCATATCCTGATATGCAGATTGTAGGTAATGCAAAGACATTTAACATGATGGGACAGTTTTTCGATATAGACTTAACGGACAGAAAGGTTGTAGTGGCAGAGGGAGACAAGCTTTCTCTTGGAAAGCATGAGCTTACATTCGTCATGGCTCCTATGGTTCACTGGCCGGAGGTTATGATGGAGTACGAGTCAACAGACAAGGTGCTTTTCTCAGCAGACGGCTTTGGTAAGTTTGGTGCGCTTGATACTGATGAGGACTGGACATGTGAGGCAAGACGCTATTACTTCAATATTGTTGGAAAGTATGGTGCTCAGGTGCAGGCAGTTCTCAAAAAGGCAGCAGGGCTTGACATTGAAAAGATTTGTCCTCTTCACGGACCGATTCTCACAGAGAACCTTGGCTTCTACATAGATAAATATAATACATGGAGCAGCTATCAGCCTGAGGATGAGGGAATCCTTGTGGCATGTGCTTCTATTCACGGTAATACAAAGAAGGCAGCGGAGCTTTTAGCAGAAAAGCTCAAGGCTACAGGTGTAAAGGTTGCATTTACAGACCTTTGCAGGGATGATATGGCAGAGGCTGTTGAGGATGCGTTCAGATACGACAGGCTTGTGCTCTGCGCATGCACATATGATGGAGGCATTTTCCCACCAATGGAGGATTTCTTACATCATCTCAAGGCAAAGGCTTATCAGAATCGTAAGATTGCCTTCGTGGAAAACGGTTCATGGGCTCCTACAGCAGCACGCCAGATGAAGGCTATTGTTGAGGGCTTCAAGAATATTGAGTGTGTTGAGCCGGTTGTTACAATTAAATCTACTCTCAATAAGGCATCTGAAAAGCAGATGGATGAGCTTGTTGCAGCACTTACCAGATAG